In Malus sylvestris chromosome 15, drMalSylv7.2, whole genome shotgun sequence, a single genomic region encodes these proteins:
- the LOC126606032 gene encoding uncharacterized protein LOC126606032: MPRASKRKAPPPTSPSLASCDVVSKRAATGKGRPRKDVDKIDSLFESYANQSLNMIDPTGIEALCSDLKVDHTDVRILMLAWKMRAAKQGYFSKDEWQRGLKDLHADTIPKLKKALPGLEKELTTASKFEDFYAFAFQYCLTEERQKSVDIETVCELLNLVLGPRYQLQVDLLIKYLKVQTEYRALNMDQWMHFYRFCNEISFPDLKNYDSDQAWPVIFDNFVEWVRDKQS, translated from the exons ATGCCTCGCGCTTCGAAGAGAAAAGCACCTCCACCAACTTCGCCTTCCCTCGCGTCCTGCGACGTCGTTTCGAAGCGCGCCG CAACAGGTAAAGGCAGACCAAGAAAGGATGTAGACAAAATAGATAGCCTCTTTGAATCGTATGCAAACCAGTCGTTAAACATGATTGA CCCAACAGGAATCGAGGCTCTTTGTTCGGACTTGAAAGTGGACCATACCGATGTTAGAATACTGATGCTTGCTTG GAAAATGAGAGCTGCAAAGCAGGGCTACTTTTCAAAG GATGAGTGGCAAAGAGGCTTGAAAGATCTACATGCTGACACTATCCCTAAATTAAAGAAAGCACTACCGGGATTGGAGAAAGAG TTGACAACAGCGTCCAAATTTGAAGATTTCTATGCTTTTGCATTTCAATACTGCTTGACAG AGGAAAGGCAAAAGAGTGTAGACATTGAGACTGTGTGTGAATTACTGAATCTCGTACTGGGTCCTCGATACCAGCTCCAGGTTGATTTATTGATCAAGTATTTGAAG GTCCAAACTGAGTACAGGGCACTAAATATGGATCAGTGGATGCATTTTTACCGTTTTTGCAATGAG ATAAGTTTTCCAGACCTTAAAAATTATGATTCTGATCAAGCATGGCCGGTGATTTTTGATAACTTTGTTGAATGGGTGAGAGACAAGCAAAGCTAA
- the LOC126602662 gene encoding class V chitinase CHIT5b-like, whose translation MAIHNFLHILLLLCSLMIINTGCTAEVPPAVKAAYYPSFSPDFPPSAINTSFFTHIFYAFLVPNNVTFKFDLPNSTALLLSNFITTLRHKTPPVKTLLSIGGAADGVVLPFVFARLASKASSRSQFIQSAIEVARKFGFDGLDLDWEFPQSPKEMKDLSHLLKEWHHELKKESKSTARPPLLLTAAVYFSADFLLDAVPRSYPASSLKKYLDWINPMCYDYNGAWSNTTGPNAALLNPNSNVNSIYGLKSWIKAGIPPVKLVMGLALYGRSWELQNPKNHSFGATAIGPGPGAGMLFYHQVETLLNQSGATVVYDVDTMSVYSYNGSTWVSYDDAFTTAAKIVFAQALGLRGYFFWALSFDSDWKISAQASKSWILDE comes from the exons ATGGCAATCCACAACTTTTTGCATATTCTCTTGCTGTTATGTTCCTTGATGATCATAAACACCGGCTGCACGGCCGAGGTTCCACCGGCGGTGAAAGCGGCATATTATCCTTCGTTTTCGCCGGATTTCCCACCTTCAGCCATAAACACATCATTCTTCACCCACATTTTCTATGCTTTTCTTGTGCCAAATAATGTCACTTTCAAATTTGACTTGCCAAATTCTACGGCCTTGCTCCTTTCCAATTTCATCACCACTCTCCGCCACAAAACTCCGCCGGTGAAGACCCTGTTGTCCATCGGCGGCGCAGCAGACGGCGTGGTACTGCCATTCGTCTTTGCTCGCTTGGCCTCAAAAGCTTCGTCACGTTCACAATTCATACAATCTGCCATAGAGGTTGCACGTAAGTTTGGGTTTGATGGGCTGGACCTTGATTGGGAGTTCCCTCAAAGCCCAAAAGAAATGAAGGATTTGAGCCACTTGCTAAAAGAATGGCACCACGAGCTCAAGAAGGAGTCCAAATCCACGGCCCGCCCTCCGCTACTCCTCACCGCCGCCGTTTACTTCTCGGCCGACTTCTTGTTGGACGCCGTCCCCCGATCGTACCCGGCGTCGTCACTAAAAAAGTACTTGGACTGGATCAATCCAATGTGCTACGACTACAACGGGGCTTGGAGCAACACCACAGGGCCCAATGCAGCATTGTTGAACCCGAATAGTAACGTAAACTCAATATATGGGCTTAAGTCATGGATCAAGGCCGGGATACCCCCGGTAAAATTGGTTATGGGCCTGGCCCTCTACGGCCGGTCATGGGAGCTCCAAAACCCGAAAAATCACAGCTTTGGAGCCACCGCTATTGGGCCAGGCCCAGGAGCAGGGATGTTGTTTTACCACCAAGTCGAGACGCTACTAAACCAATCGGGCGCAACTGTAGTGTATGACGTGGACACTATGTCCGTGTATTCGTACAACGGGTCCACGTGGGTTTCGTACGATgatgccttcaccacggccgcGAAGATAGTGTTTGCTCAGGCCCTTGGGCTTCGTGGATACTTCTTTTGGGCCCTTAGTTTTGATAGCGACTGGAAGATTTCGGCCCAAG CTTCAAAGTCATGGATTCTTGATGAATGA